The Verrucomicrobiia bacterium DNA segment TCAACACAGAGCGCGGAGATGATTGTGCAGAATCGTGAGACCATCAAACTCGAGGCGCTCGAACTCACTCGCAAGAAAATCGGTGCGCATGCGGAATCGGGTCCCATCGTCGCCATTGAGGATCTCACCATTTCCGATCTCGCCCTGTCGCCTGAATTGAACACGGCCATCGAGCAGAAGATGACGCAGCGCGAGGAAGCAGAGCGCGCAAAGTTCGTTCAACGCCAGGCTGAAATCGAGGCGCAAACCGTGATCATCAAAGCCCGCGGCGACGGCGAAGCCATTTCCATCCGGGGCAAAGCGCTTCGGGAAAATCCAGCGTTCATCCAATTGCAGATCGTGGAAAAATGGGACGGCATTTCGCCGCTCGTGGTGGGTGGCGACGACAGCAAAGTCATGCTGCCGATCAGCGAGCTTGAAAATCGGCGTCCATGAACCCGCGCTTCCGCCTGGTCCTGCAGGTCATCGCCCTGTTCATCGTGCTGGCGGTGCTCGCGCTGATCTTTCCAGCGGCATTCAAATTTGCTGAAGGCGCTGCGCGCAGCATCGTGCGGTTGTGGTGGCTCGTTCTCCTCGTCGCTCTCGCCCTCTGGCTGATTTGGGGCGTGGGTCGCGGCCCGAAAAACAAGTAAGCCGGACAGGACTCGTTCCAAAACGCGTCCATCAGGACGCGCTTTTACGCCGCCACGCCGCCACATACATTCCGTTGCCCCTGCATTCCTGCGGCCAATACCAGATGCGCGACGCAGGCGCCTCGAGAATTCCCAGGGGATCCCGCATCGGCAGTGGCTCGAAATCCTTCGCCTGTTTATCAAACGCATCTGCCACGTCGTCAGTCTCCGCCCGGGTCAACGTGCAGACCGAGTAAATCAACTTCCCGCCAGGCTTCACTGACTGCGCCGCGTGCGCCAACAACCGAACCTGGACCGCGCTCAGTTCCGCAACATCGTTCAACTCGGTCGTCCACCGGGCATGCGGATTTCTCTGCCACGTCCCAACCCCGCTGCACGGCGCGTCCACGAGCACGCCATCGAATTTGGTCTTTGTAGGAAGTTTCGCGCCGCCATCCCAGGGCGCCGCTCGATAATTGAAGGCCTTTGCACG contains these protein-coding regions:
- a CDS encoding prohibitin family protein; the protein is MNYSNSPRRGELYIPGRKLAGFILGGLLIFILVLAASQATEVVEPGHRGVRVTLGKVAPVFEHEGLVVKPPFITRIHQVSIRQQTEEMASELYSSDLQQVNVRLRVLYRVPEGSVVSLFQFYDGDPFTTLIAPRVVEALKEVASTQSAEMIVQNRETIKLEALELTRKKIGAHAESGPIVAIEDLTISDLALSPELNTAIEQKMTQREEAERAKFVQRQAEIEAQTVIIKARGDGEAISIRGKALRENPAFIQLQIVEKWDGISPLVVGGDDSKVMLPISELENRRP